A single region of the Jatrophihabitans sp. GAS493 genome encodes:
- a CDS encoding stage 0 sporulation family protein, with protein MCAVTFEPKGRLYYADPGSLRPAVGDHVLYPTELGPEVARVTWAAEYVSEDVGGLPALLGMATAAQLDDAVRSRKKKAYARVASRKLIREHQLPMKISGVDYSAAENQTTIYFTAPHRVDFRGLVRDLAATLSGRVELRQLSARDEAKLSGGIGSCGRELCCSTFLVDFEPVSVRMAKDQDLPLNPMRISGACGKLMCCLKYEHPLYQDFAEQAPKLGEQVETPDGAGTVVGHNVPSETVVIRMAADGKRSPCALASVCSSRKAYDSRDNS; from the coding sequence ATGTGTGCGGTGACGTTCGAGCCGAAGGGGCGTCTTTACTACGCCGACCCGGGGTCGCTCCGGCCGGCCGTGGGTGATCACGTGCTCTACCCGACTGAGCTTGGTCCCGAGGTCGCGCGGGTAACCTGGGCCGCCGAATACGTCTCCGAGGATGTCGGCGGGCTGCCGGCGCTGCTCGGGATGGCGACGGCCGCGCAGTTGGATGACGCCGTCCGCAGCCGGAAGAAGAAGGCGTATGCGCGGGTCGCGTCGCGGAAGCTGATTCGCGAGCACCAGCTGCCGATGAAGATCAGCGGTGTCGATTACTCCGCAGCTGAGAACCAGACGACGATCTACTTCACCGCGCCGCACCGTGTCGATTTCCGTGGGCTGGTGCGGGACCTGGCGGCGACGCTCTCCGGGCGGGTCGAGCTGCGACAGCTGTCGGCCCGGGACGAGGCGAAGCTCAGTGGCGGAATCGGCTCCTGCGGGCGGGAACTGTGCTGTTCGACGTTCCTGGTCGATTTCGAGCCGGTGTCGGTGCGCATGGCCAAGGATCAGGACCTGCCGCTGAACCCGATGCGAATCTCCGGCGCCTGCGGCAAGCTGATGTGCTGCCTGAAGTACGAACACCCGCTGTATCAAGACTTCGCCGAGCAGGCCCCCAAGCTCGGTGAGCAGGTGGAGACGCCAGACGGCGCCGGCACGGTGGTCGGGCACAACGTACCGAGCGAGACCGTGGTGATCCGGATGGCGGCCGACGGGAAGCGTTCACCCTGCGCGCTGGCATCGGTCTGCTCGTCGCGGAAGGCCTACGACTCCCGCGACAACAGCTGA
- a CDS encoding transposase, whose product MLPQPLALLCHRLHTHSVSRWCPGRFWVYHTRSLYAKRMTTGDIANHLADIYGTDVSRELVSKVTDAVIGEMQEWQSRPFDRGRIPVIVANQLAMR is encoded by the coding sequence ATGCTCCCTCAGCCGTTGGCCCTTCTGTGCCATCGTCTGCATACGCATTCCGTGTCCCGGTGGTGTCCCGGGAGATTCTGGGTTTACCACACCCGGTCGTTGTATGCGAAGAGGATGACGACTGGTGACATCGCCAACCACCTAGCCGATATCTACGGAACTGACGTCTCTCGGGAGTTGGTGTCGAAGGTGACCGACGCCGTGATCGGCGAGATGCAGGAGTGGCAGTCACGCCCATTTGACCGCGGGCGGATTCCAGTGATCGTTGCGAATCAGCTGGCGATGAGATGA
- a CDS encoding IS30 family transposase — translation MHNLPHGLRRTLTWDQGNELFHHERIELATGTKIYFADAHSPWQRGTNENTNGLLRQYFPKGSDLSIISDERLREVADELNDRPRECLQDRTPHQLMARWRSHLIAS, via the coding sequence TTGCACAACCTCCCGCACGGACTGCGCCGCACCTTGACCTGGGACCAAGGCAACGAACTGTTCCACCACGAACGGATCGAACTTGCCACCGGAACGAAGATCTACTTCGCCGACGCCCACTCACCCTGGCAACGCGGAACGAACGAAAACACCAACGGGCTGCTCCGTCAGTACTTCCCGAAAGGCAGCGACCTAAGCATCATCAGCGATGAGCGTCTGCGCGAGGTCGCCGACGAACTCAACGACCGCCCGAGAGAATGCCTCCAAGACCGCACTCCACACCAGCTAATGGCACGATGGCGTAGTCATCTCATCGCCAGCTGA
- a CDS encoding IS30 family transposase, with the protein MNFLERPISGRYLTQDDRIEIADGLAAGEKVKFIAARIGKSYQTVYREIARNSKADGRYQPWFAHNQAYLRRQRPKPRRVAVDEQLRAVIAVKLRRHWSPRQISRWLRRRWPRRRSWHLSVETIYEAVYRGLVVVIDRQTLRTGRIYRHKRGRGRTRDGALKQLTNMKSIHHRPPIVETRTQIGHWEGDLILGCGRHSAIATLVERKTRHTILVPIRGPWTAPPRR; encoded by the coding sequence GTGAACTTCCTTGAGCGGCCTATCAGCGGCCGTTACCTGACTCAAGACGACCGTATCGAGATCGCCGACGGCCTCGCCGCTGGCGAGAAAGTCAAGTTCATCGCGGCCCGGATCGGCAAGAGCTACCAGACTGTCTATCGGGAAATCGCACGTAACAGTAAGGCCGATGGCCGCTACCAACCCTGGTTTGCTCACAACCAGGCATACCTGCGTCGGCAGCGGCCAAAACCGCGGCGAGTTGCAGTCGACGAACAGTTGAGGGCCGTGATCGCGGTGAAACTTCGGCGGCACTGGTCACCGCGCCAGATCAGTCGGTGGCTGCGGCGCCGCTGGCCGCGCCGCAGGTCATGGCATCTGAGCGTGGAGACCATCTACGAAGCCGTCTATCGCGGCTTGGTCGTAGTCATCGACCGACAGACACTACGGACCGGCCGTATTTACCGACACAAACGCGGACGAGGACGCACCCGCGACGGTGCTCTGAAGCAGTTGACGAACATGAAGTCCATCCATCATCGGCCGCCGATTGTCGAGACCCGGACACAGATCGGCCACTGGGAGGGCGACCTTATCCTCGGATGCGGACGCCACTCCGCCATAGCAACTCTCGTCGAGCGGAAGACTCGACACACCATCCTGGTCCCGATCCGTGGCCCGTGGACCGCCCCCCCGCGTCGGTGA